CGGTTGTACCTTTTGTGCATCCACGCTTGGCGGGCTGAAGCGTAACCTAGATGCAGGCGAGATCGTATCCCAAGTATTGATGGCACAACGCAAGCTAGATGCAGAGGGAGAACGCGTAAGCCATGTGGTCGTGATGGGGATTGGCGAACCATTTGAGAACTTCGAGAGCTTGATGGCTTTTCTGAATGTCATCAACGACAATCGTGGTCTGAACATTGGTGCTCGTCATATTACAGTCTCTACCAGTGGGATCGTACCAAAGATTTACGAGTTCGCAGAAAGAGGCGGCCAAGTCAACCTGGCTATTTCCTTGCATGCTCCTAATACAGAGCTGAGATCTCAGTTGATGCCGATTAACCGCGGCTTCCCGCTCGCTCAACTGATGGAAGCGTGCCGTCATTACATCAATAAAACGGGACGTCGGATCAGCTTTGAATACGGACTGTTCGGTGGCAAGAACGATCAGCCGCACCATGCTGAAGAGCTGGCAGAGCTGATCGGGGATATGCTCTGTCACGTCAACCTGATTCCGGTGAACTACGTACCGGAACGGGACTATGTCCGCACGCCACGGGATGAGATTTTCCAATTCAAACGCATTTTGGATGACAAAGGAATCAATGTGACCATCAGACGGGAGCAAGGCAGTGATATCGCAGCTGCATGCGGTCAGCTGAGGGCACAACACGCTAAAGAAACCGTGGGGTGATACCATGGAAATTGCAATGAAATCCCATGTGGGCCACGTCCGTTCCGTGAATGAAGACTACTATGCCTGTGAGGCAGATGTGAACGGACGCGCCCTCGCTGTTTTGGCTGACGGCATGGGCGGGCATGAGGCAGGAGAAATTGCCAGCCGCCTCGCTGTTGAGCGAATAGTAAAAGAACTGCGTCACATCGATGGTGAGCTGGAAGGGGAGGACGTACGTGAACAGCTGATGAATGCGGTCCTCCTCGCCAACAAGGAAGTGTACGAGTACGCTTTGGAACACCCGGAATGCAGTGGGATGGGGACGACAACGATCGCTGCCTTGTTTAGGCCGAGTGCTGTTATGACGGCGCACATTGGAGATAGCCGTCTGTACAAATTCGGGGCTGATGGTCTAGTGATGAAGACGGAAGACCATTCCTTGGTGAACGAGCTGGTCAAAAGCGGGCAAATTACGCCCGAAGAAGCGGCTGTGCATCCGCATCGCAATGTCATCATGCGTTCATTGGGGACGGAACCGGATGTACTCATCGACCTGGACCAGTTTGATTGGGAACCGGGCGATGTCGTTTTGATCTGTTCCGATGGGTTGAGTGATAAAGTTCCTCCTTCTGTTATGGAAGAGTGGCTACAGAAAAAGACATCTCTGCAGGAGAAGGTAGACGGCCTGGTGCAAGAGGCACTGGCCGCTGGTGGGCAGGACAATATTACGCTGGTTGCTGTCCGTAACATGCCCGACTCCAGTGAGAAAGAGGGGTGAGAGAGATGGAAGGTCAACGGCTTGGAGGGCGGTACCAAC
This is a stretch of genomic DNA from Brevibacillus choshinensis. It encodes these proteins:
- the rlmN gene encoding 23S rRNA (adenine(2503)-C(2))-methyltransferase RlmN → MPMTTFTSAKPLIYSLTQDEMKQWLVEAGDKAFRAQQVFDWLYVKRVTSFDEMSNLSKELRQKLADTFRMDPLKEITHQESQDGTIKFLFQLVDGHAIETVIMRHSYGNSICVTTQVGCRIGCTFCASTLGGLKRNLDAGEIVSQVLMAQRKLDAEGERVSHVVVMGIGEPFENFESLMAFLNVINDNRGLNIGARHITVSTSGIVPKIYEFAERGGQVNLAISLHAPNTELRSQLMPINRGFPLAQLMEACRHYINKTGRRISFEYGLFGGKNDQPHHAEELAELIGDMLCHVNLIPVNYVPERDYVRTPRDEIFQFKRILDDKGINVTIRREQGSDIAAACGQLRAQHAKETVG
- a CDS encoding Stp1/IreP family PP2C-type Ser/Thr phosphatase, translating into MEIAMKSHVGHVRSVNEDYYACEADVNGRALAVLADGMGGHEAGEIASRLAVERIVKELRHIDGELEGEDVREQLMNAVLLANKEVYEYALEHPECSGMGTTTIAALFRPSAVMTAHIGDSRLYKFGADGLVMKTEDHSLVNELVKSGQITPEEAAVHPHRNVIMRSLGTEPDVLIDLDQFDWEPGDVVLICSDGLSDKVPPSVMEEWLQKKTSLQEKVDGLVQEALAAGGQDNITLVAVRNMPDSSEKEG